One stretch of Candidatus Dadabacteria bacterium DNA includes these proteins:
- the metK gene encoding methionine adenosyltransferase yields the protein MPPKNFIFTSESVTEGHPDKIADQISDAILDAMIEQDPDSRVACETLITTGLVVISAEITTKAQVDIRQTVRDTIKEIGYTDSAMGFDAETCSVLLTIDKQSPDIARGVDKEEAEDKQGAGDQGLMFGYACDETEEFMPSPILYAHKLAKRLSEVRKNGTLPFLRPDGKSQITFRYENGKPVGVDAVVISSQHSEDVSEEDLHGGIREEVINHCMGNLLSNNAKIHINPTGNFVIGGPMGDTGLTGRKIIVDTYGGWSRHGGGAFSGKDPSKVDRSAAYMARYVAKNIVAASLASRCEVQLAYAIGVPDPVSVMIDTFGTAAVAEEKISEAVREIFDLTPEGIISHLGLRRPIYRKTASYGHFGRNEETFSWEKTDRVAELKKALENA from the coding sequence ATGCCCCCTAAAAACTTCATATTCACTTCAGAATCCGTAACGGAAGGCCATCCTGACAAGATTGCGGATCAGATATCAGACGCCATACTCGATGCCATGATCGAGCAGGACCCCGATAGCAGGGTCGCGTGCGAGACACTGATCACGACCGGCCTCGTGGTGATTTCGGCCGAGATAACGACAAAAGCCCAGGTCGACATAAGACAGACAGTAAGGGACACGATAAAAGAGATCGGCTATACGGACAGCGCGATGGGATTTGATGCGGAAACCTGTTCAGTCCTCCTCACGATCGACAAGCAGTCCCCGGACATAGCGCGTGGAGTCGACAAAGAAGAGGCCGAGGACAAGCAAGGGGCCGGTGACCAGGGGCTCATGTTCGGCTACGCGTGTGATGAGACTGAGGAATTCATGCCATCCCCCATACTCTACGCCCACAAGCTGGCAAAGCGTCTTTCTGAAGTAAGAAAAAACGGCACCCTGCCCTTTTTAAGACCCGACGGAAAAAGCCAGATCACCTTCAGGTACGAAAACGGAAAACCGGTCGGAGTAGACGCGGTGGTAATATCATCCCAGCACTCTGAAGACGTCTCAGAAGAGGACCTCCATGGAGGAATCAGGGAAGAAGTAATAAACCACTGTATGGGGAACCTTCTCTCGAATAACGCGAAAATTCATATAAACCCCACGGGGAACTTCGTAATCGGGGGTCCAATGGGAGATACCGGCCTTACTGGGAGAAAAATCATAGTCGATACCTACGGCGGATGGTCAAGACACGGCGGCGGGGCGTTCTCTGGAAAAGACCCGTCCAAGGTCGACAGAAGCGCAGCCTATATGGCAAGGTACGTGGCAAAGAACATAGTCGCGGCCTCCCTGGCTTCGCGCTGCGAAGTGCAGCTAGCCTACGCCATCGGAGTCCCGGACCCGGTTTCGGTAATGATCGACACGTTCGGCACGGCCGCCGTGGCGGAAGAGAAGATCTCAGAAGCAGTGAGGGAGATTTTCGATCTCACTCCCGAGGGAATAATATCGCATCTCGGACTAAGAAGACCCATCTACAGGAAAACCGCTTCCTATGGCCATTTCGGGAGAAACGAGGAAACTTTCTCATGGGAGAAGACAGACAGAGTCGCGGAGCTTAAAAAAGCCCTGGAGAACGCCTGA
- the ahcY gene encoding adenosylhomocysteinase, whose amino-acid sequence MDYHVKDLKLARQGKLRSEWAAQEMPVLKQIEERFKKEKPLKGVRVAACLHVTTETGNLMTTLKAGGAEAYLCASNPLSTQDDVAAHLVKNHKISVFAIKGENTRTYYKHINAVLAARPHVTMDDGADLVSTLHTDRKDLIDDVIGGTEETTTGVIRLKSMADDGVLQYPIVAVNNADTKHLFDNRYGTGQSTLDGIIRATNRLVSGTTFVVAGYGWCGKGLAMRARGLGANVIVTEVEPLAGLEATMDGFRVMTMEKAAPLGDFFCTVTGNIHVIRKKHFERMKDGAIVANSGHFNVELDLDALGEITTSKRAIREYVEEHTLKNGRRINVLGGGRLINLAAAEGHPSSVMDMSFANQALCCEYMVKNGGTLENNVHDVPEKIDSLISKIKLKTLGVTIDTLTAEQKKYLSSWQVGT is encoded by the coding sequence ATGGATTACCACGTAAAAGACTTAAAGCTTGCCCGCCAAGGGAAACTGAGAAGCGAATGGGCCGCACAGGAAATGCCCGTTCTAAAGCAGATAGAGGAAAGATTCAAGAAGGAAAAGCCGCTTAAGGGAGTAAGGGTCGCCGCGTGCCTTCACGTTACCACGGAAACCGGGAACCTCATGACCACCCTTAAGGCCGGAGGAGCAGAAGCCTACCTCTGCGCGTCAAACCCCCTAAGCACTCAGGATGACGTCGCCGCCCATCTCGTAAAGAACCATAAAATCTCCGTTTTCGCCATAAAAGGGGAAAACACCAGAACCTATTACAAGCACATAAACGCAGTGCTGGCCGCCCGCCCGCACGTAACCATGGATGACGGGGCAGACCTGGTATCGACGCTGCACACGGACCGAAAAGACCTGATAGACGACGTGATCGGGGGAACGGAGGAGACCACAACCGGAGTGATAAGACTCAAGAGCATGGCGGATGACGGAGTGCTTCAGTATCCGATAGTCGCCGTTAACAACGCGGATACCAAGCACCTTTTCGATAACCGCTACGGCACGGGGCAGAGCACTCTTGACGGAATCATACGCGCCACCAACAGGCTTGTCTCCGGCACGACCTTCGTAGTCGCAGGATACGGCTGGTGCGGAAAAGGGCTTGCCATGAGAGCCAGGGGACTGGGAGCGAACGTCATCGTGACCGAGGTTGAGCCGCTTGCGGGACTCGAGGCCACCATGGACGGATTCAGGGTAATGACGATGGAGAAGGCAGCGCCGCTTGGAGACTTCTTCTGCACCGTTACGGGCAACATACACGTCATAAGGAAAAAGCATTTTGAGAGAATGAAAGACGGGGCGATCGTAGCCAATTCAGGACACTTCAACGTGGAGCTTGATCTCGACGCCCTTGGCGAGATAACGACCTCGAAAAGAGCCATAAGGGAATACGTCGAGGAACATACGCTTAAAAACGGAAGAAGGATCAACGTTCTCGGCGGAGGAAGGCTCATAAACCTCGCCGCGGCCGAGGGGCATCCTTCAAGCGTGATGGACATGAGCTTCGCCAACCAGGCGCTCTGCTGCGAGTACATGGTGAAAAACGGAGGGACACTTGAGAACAACGTTCACGACGTCCCGGAGAAAATAGACAGCCTGATATCCAAGATAAAGCTTAAAACCCTGGGAGTCACCATAGACACCCTGACGGCCGAACAGAAGAAATATCTGAGTTCCTGGCAGGTCGGAACATAA
- the xerD gene encoding site-specific tyrosine recombinase XerD: MDEHLDSFLVYLTMNRGLSKNTIQSYSRDISSLVAFLDKRGISDPAAVTEDEIAAFFDHLRKKKLSPRSVARNIVSIKQFFRFLLTESVITEDPLRNTVSPKPAKTLPHTLSLEEVERLLQEPEGGKSAEALRDRAMLEVLYATGVRVSELVSLELNRVNLDHGYVITLGKGSKERIVPIGGDAIRKVRDYLSDSRPKLLRERSSEYLFVTSRTGSRMSRQRFWRMIKNYALAAGIHSHITPHVLRHSFATHLLERGADLRAIQAMLGHSDISTTQIYTYVEKERLKRIHEKSHPRA, translated from the coding sequence ATGGATGAGCACCTCGATTCGTTCCTTGTATATCTTACGATGAACAGGGGCCTTTCGAAAAACACCATTCAGTCATATTCAAGGGACATATCATCCCTCGTGGCCTTTCTAGACAAAAGGGGTATATCCGACCCCGCCGCCGTAACCGAAGACGAAATAGCCGCTTTTTTCGACCATCTCAGGAAAAAGAAACTCTCCCCGAGAAGCGTGGCGAGAAACATAGTTTCCATAAAGCAGTTCTTCAGGTTCCTTCTCACAGAAAGCGTCATAACCGAGGATCCGCTAAGAAACACGGTCTCTCCCAAGCCCGCAAAAACCCTCCCCCACACTCTCTCGCTGGAAGAGGTAGAGAGGCTCCTGCAAGAGCCCGAGGGAGGCAAGTCCGCAGAGGCGCTCAGGGACCGCGCGATGCTCGAGGTTCTCTACGCCACCGGGGTCAGGGTATCGGAACTGGTCTCACTTGAGCTCAACCGAGTCAATCTTGACCACGGCTACGTCATCACCCTCGGCAAAGGGAGCAAGGAGAGGATAGTTCCCATAGGCGGCGACGCCATCAGGAAAGTAAGGGACTACCTTTCAGACTCAAGACCGAAACTTCTTCGCGAAAGGAGTTCGGAGTACCTTTTCGTTACATCCAGAACCGGCTCCAGGATGAGCCGCCAGCGCTTCTGGCGCATGATAAAGAACTACGCCCTAGCCGCGGGCATACACTCCCACATAACCCCCCACGTGCTTCGCCACTCCTTCGCCACGCACCTGCTTGAGCGGGGGGCCGACCTGCGGGCAATACAGGCCATGCTCGGTCACTCGGACATATCCACGACCCAGATATACACTTATGTTGAAAAGGAGCGGCTTAAACGCATACACGAAAAATCTCATCCAAGAGCGTAA
- a CDS encoding site-2 protease family protein, whose protein sequence is MNYEFLIVLVPVILFSLTIHEYAHALVAYRLGDDTAKRQGRLSLNPLVHLDVLGTLLLFIVHFGWAKPVPVDPRNFRNPKKDMLMVAIAGPISNILTAIAAAVILKALFENFAAIPPGSGADVAARMLVWFMYIGIVLAVFNMIPVPPLDGSRVLYGLLPDSLAYRYARFETYGIFILFAFFLFGGQFLGYFIRVPVVIFIQMCNFSPSELEIVIRAMNP, encoded by the coding sequence ATGAACTACGAATTTCTCATAGTACTGGTCCCCGTAATCCTTTTTTCCCTTACCATACATGAGTACGCCCACGCGCTTGTGGCCTACAGGCTCGGGGACGACACGGCGAAGAGACAGGGAAGACTCTCGCTTAACCCTCTCGTTCACCTTGATGTTCTCGGAACCCTGCTGCTTTTCATCGTGCATTTCGGATGGGCAAAACCGGTTCCCGTTGACCCGAGGAACTTCAGGAACCCGAAAAAAGACATGCTTATGGTCGCGATTGCGGGCCCCATATCCAACATTCTGACCGCGATTGCGGCGGCTGTGATTCTAAAGGCCTTGTTTGAGAACTTCGCGGCCATACCCCCGGGAAGCGGGGCCGACGTTGCAGCGCGGATGCTCGTGTGGTTCATGTACATAGGGATAGTGCTTGCCGTTTTCAACATGATCCCCGTTCCGCCGCTTGACGGCTCGCGGGTGCTTTACGGGCTGCTTCCCGACAGTCTCGCCTACAGGTACGCAAGATTTGAAACTTACGGAATATTCATTCTTTTCGCCTTTTTCCTGTTCGGCGGGCAGTTCCTGGGTTACTTCATACGCGTTCCTGTGGTTATCTTTATACAGATGTGCAATTTCAGCCCGAGCGAACTTGAGATCGTGATCCGGGCGATGAACCCGTAG
- a CDS encoding segregation/condensation protein A, with protein MIAERNEEMEDPQSAYSVQLEIFNGPLDLLLHLIKKHEVDIYDIPIALITEQYLEYLEFLKDVNLEIVGDYMAMAAELGYIKSRMLLPRIKEEGEEEEEDPREELVRRLLEYEKYRSAATELGGMEILGKDVFLAGYDRREMFGEPEEETEFVKFDLWSLVDTFSKICEDREKAETREISLAPQTYTVDERKNQVIEIMRREKEVLFGDLFEGDKNRMNLVVTFLSILELLKDGILDVFQPTFEEPIKIILREEDGR; from the coding sequence GTGATTGCCGAGAGGAACGAAGAAATGGAAGACCCTCAGTCAGCCTACAGCGTACAGCTCGAGATATTCAACGGCCCTCTTGACCTGCTGCTTCACCTCATAAAGAAACACGAGGTGGACATCTACGACATACCCATCGCGCTCATAACCGAGCAGTACCTTGAATATCTTGAGTTCCTAAAGGACGTGAACCTCGAGATCGTCGGGGACTACATGGCCATGGCGGCCGAACTGGGGTACATAAAGTCGAGGATGCTTCTTCCCAGGATAAAGGAGGAAGGCGAAGAGGAGGAAGAGGATCCCAGGGAGGAACTCGTAAGGCGCCTGCTTGAGTATGAGAAGTACAGAAGCGCGGCGACGGAGCTCGGGGGGATGGAAATTCTCGGAAAAGACGTTTTCCTGGCGGGTTACGACCGCAGGGAAATGTTCGGAGAACCGGAAGAAGAGACGGAATTCGTGAAATTCGACCTCTGGTCCCTGGTGGACACCTTCTCTAAGATATGCGAGGACAGGGAGAAGGCCGAGACAAGGGAAATATCCCTTGCTCCGCAGACTTACACCGTTGATGAAAGAAAAAACCAGGTAATCGAGATAATGAGAAGGGAAAAAGAGGTTCTCTTCGGGGATCTTTTCGAAGGGGATAAAAACCGCATGAATCTCGTGGTAACCTTTCTCTCGATACTGGAGCTGCTGAAAGACGGCATCCTGGATGTTTTTCAGCCGACCTTCGAAGAACCCATAAAGATAATTCTGAGGGAAGAAGATGGACGATAG
- the scpB gene encoding SMC-Scp complex subunit ScpB, giving the protein MDDRSSLENIIECLIFVSKHPLTIQEISEFLKDVEKKEITDALSELQGRWEEMGRSFILSSVAEGYQFRTRPEYSQYIVEFNKEIKKFRLSKASLEVLAIMAYEQPVTKIEVEKIRGVDCSSSVSMLLDRRFIEIAGRKEVPGKPFLYKTTNLFLETFGLKSLKDLPTVKEIEKIKEDLKESG; this is encoded by the coding sequence ATGGACGATAGAAGTTCTCTTGAAAATATAATAGAATGCTTGATATTCGTTTCTAAACATCCCCTAACCATTCAGGAAATTTCCGAGTTCCTGAAGGATGTCGAGAAAAAAGAGATAACCGACGCCCTAAGCGAACTCCAGGGGCGCTGGGAGGAGATGGGGCGAAGTTTCATCCTAAGCAGCGTCGCCGAGGGATATCAGTTCAGGACCCGTCCCGAGTATTCGCAATACATAGTCGAGTTTAACAAGGAAATAAAGAAGTTCAGGCTCTCGAAAGCCTCCCTCGAAGTGCTTGCCATTATGGCTTACGAGCAACCCGTTACGAAGATCGAGGTTGAAAAAATAAGAGGGGTGGACTGCTCAAGCAGCGTAAGCATGCTCCTTGATAGAAGATTCATCGAGATTGCGGGAAGAAAAGAAGTCCCGGGAAAGCCTTTTCTCTACAAAACCACAAATCTTTTCCTTGAGACATTCGGCCTTAAGAGCCTGAAGGACCTGCCTACAGTAAAGGAAATTGAGAAAATTAAGGAAGATCTGAAAGAATCCGGATGA
- a CDS encoding DUF1902 domain-containing protein — protein sequence MENLVFEVSWDEEAGVWYTSKTSIQGAMAEAPTLEELSRKLSVIIPEVLAVDRETKATHSVFASSKMPKETPLPFIVKSLHYTHAT from the coding sequence ATGGAGAATCTAGTTTTTGAAGTTTCTTGGGATGAGGAAGCCGGAGTTTGGTACACTTCGAAAACTTCCATTCAAGGAGCAATGGCCGAGGCTCCGACCCTTGAAGAGTTAAGCAGGAAGCTGTCTGTGATCATTCCTGAAGTTCTAGCGGTAGATCGGGAAACGAAAGCTACACACTCTGTCTTTGCTTCAAGCAAAATGCCCAAAGAAACTCCCTTGCCTTTTATAGTAAAATCTCTGCATTATACACACGCAACTTAG
- the ybeY gene encoding rRNA maturation RNase YbeY, translating to MEISIVDREGFIDVPAREQLVSLVEEILAYLDLSARSELCVSLVSDGDMRELNRQYRQIDTTTDVLCFPQKSDVNPDLLGDIVISYQAALRHSRRLEIAIEEELRLLIVHAVLHLLGFDHKKKKERETMREKEKEVLDYLSKT from the coding sequence ATGGAAATATCCATAGTGGACAGGGAGGGGTTCATTGACGTTCCCGCTAGGGAACAACTTGTGTCCTTGGTTGAGGAAATACTTGCGTATCTTGATCTCTCCGCCCGAAGCGAGCTCTGCGTCTCACTTGTGAGCGACGGGGACATGAGGGAGCTTAACAGGCAATACAGACAGATTGACACGACTACGGATGTTCTCTGCTTTCCGCAGAAAAGCGATGTAAATCCCGATCTTCTGGGTGATATAGTGATATCCTACCAGGCGGCCCTCCGTCACTCCCGGAGGCTTGAGATCGCAATTGAAGAAGAACTGCGTTTGCTTATAGTCCATGCAGTTCTTCACCTGCTTGGGTTCGACCACAAGAAGAAAAAGGAAAGGGAGACAATGCGGGAGAAGGAAAAAGAGGTTCTAGATTACCTCTCTAAGACATGA
- a CDS encoding phosphatidate cytidylyltransferase, with translation MRIITAVVAVPILLLIFYHGGVYYLALMCLIAALCSIEFFALADPDIRKSRKIYITAISLLLIISAFFDFMLMSLFFTFLIFLSIILEFRKKDFSDCLQDLGMTLLPLIYFGWMLAHGVLLRNVSGGVDLGDYGFFNGGPGDVGFFLVVLAVSCTFLNDAGAYSFGKAFGKKKLASHISSGKTVMGLIGGFFVSVVSAFVVNFIFSSPLPSLWVVLYAVIIAAAAVAGDLFESTIKRGAGVKDSGSLIPGHGGVLDRFDSLIFVFPCTYYTSLIFFRLSEAGAVL, from the coding sequence ATGAGAATCATTACGGCCGTTGTGGCCGTACCAATACTTCTTCTCATATTTTACCACGGGGGAGTGTATTATCTCGCCCTTATGTGTCTGATTGCGGCCCTGTGCTCCATTGAGTTCTTCGCGCTTGCGGATCCGGATATCCGGAAGTCGAGAAAGATTTATATCACGGCCATTTCCCTGCTTCTGATCATAAGCGCGTTTTTCGACTTCATGCTAATGAGCCTTTTTTTCACCTTTCTGATATTTCTCTCCATAATACTCGAATTCCGCAAAAAGGACTTCAGCGACTGCCTGCAGGACCTTGGCATGACCCTTCTGCCGCTTATATATTTCGGCTGGATGCTTGCCCACGGGGTGTTGCTGAGAAATGTCTCGGGTGGAGTGGACCTGGGGGACTACGGTTTCTTCAACGGGGGTCCCGGGGATGTCGGCTTTTTCCTCGTGGTGCTTGCGGTTTCCTGCACTTTTCTTAATGACGCCGGAGCGTATTCCTTCGGAAAGGCTTTCGGGAAAAAGAAGCTGGCCAGTCATATAAGCTCGGGCAAGACCGTGATGGGGCTCATCGGGGGATTCTTTGTTTCGGTCGTAAGCGCCTTCGTGGTGAATTTCATATTCAGCAGCCCTCTTCCTTCTCTCTGGGTGGTTCTTTACGCGGTAATAATAGCCGCGGCCGCGGTTGCGGGAGACCTTTTCGAATCCACTATAAAAAGAGGGGCGGGGGTAAAGGATTCCGGCTCCCTGATTCCCGGACATGGCGGGGTGCTTGACAGGTTCGACAGCCTGATATTCGTCTTTCCTTGCACATATTATACTTCCCTGATTTTCTTTCGCCTGAGCGAGGCAGGTGCCGTCCTGTAA
- a CDS encoding formyltransferase family protein — protein MKILVLASGRGTNFEKIHSRQMELEQNGGKNYGAIEHVFSNDPEAPVLAKAKALKIEISSISSEKFFEGLGKPPSDEGGRILYDSAVISHIEGLFEPDLVVLAGYRRRLSRLFTERFANRILNLYPGDTTKNYLVRGKIACVQALESGEKTIRCTVYLENNPETRFGTVIAQSADISLEDFAVGDVEAMEEKIREQGEWKLFPFVVHDLIANARVAIDEKNSIYVDGQRTDERGFSLSP, from the coding sequence ATGAAAATTCTCGTTCTTGCCTCGGGCAGAGGAACAAACTTCGAGAAAATACACTCAAGGCAGATGGAACTTGAGCAAAACGGCGGAAAAAACTATGGAGCCATAGAGCATGTCTTTTCAAATGACCCCGAGGCCCCGGTTCTCGCAAAGGCGAAAGCGCTAAAGATCGAAATCTCCTCCATAAGTTCCGAGAAATTCTTCGAAGGTCTTGGGAAGCCCCCTTCGGATGAAGGCGGACGGATTCTTTACGATTCGGCAGTGATTTCGCATATCGAAGGGCTTTTTGAGCCCGATCTCGTGGTATTGGCGGGATACAGAAGAAGGCTTAGCCGTCTGTTCACCGAAAGGTTTGCAAACAGAATATTAAACCTCTACCCGGGAGACACAACAAAGAACTACCTCGTAAGAGGCAAAATCGCGTGCGTCCAAGCATTAGAGAGCGGGGAGAAAACCATAAGATGCACCGTCTACCTTGAAAACAACCCCGAAACAAGGTTCGGAACCGTGATCGCCCAGTCAGCCGATATATCCCTTGAGGACTTCGCCGTCGGGGACGTGGAGGCGATGGAGGAGAAAATCAGAGAACAGGGAGAATGGAAGCTGTTTCCCTTCGTGGTCCATGACCTGATCGCAAACGCAAGGGTGGCAATTGACGAGAAAAACAGTATTTACGTTGACGGTCAACGGACAGATGAAAGAGGCTTTTCGTTATCGCCCTGA